A stretch of the Verrucomicrobiota bacterium genome encodes the following:
- a CDS encoding PKD domain containing protein — MNALSPIIKIVAFLLAAAPLAQALERSGVEFRIFQFPPDQIPRIDGNADDWATVPKDYIIGMDQLSDTVRGHGTNYNRTDLDVQVRVGWVKGLNQLYFLYEASDDYWDFARTDLHNDIFEVVVDGDLSGGPLIKQMHPHFKDRPEEAHFSFHGVHAQNYHIFTPAEGKDWAMVWGCQPWIKELPYANAAQRYSFRPGQSGKLVLEFWITPFDYAPAEGPGRAVVSQLKENAIIGLSWAVLDYDDEKAENYKAFWNLSH, encoded by the coding sequence ATGAACGCACTTTCGCCGATCATCAAGATCGTCGCCTTTCTGCTGGCGGCGGCGCCGCTCGCTCAAGCGCTCGAACGCTCGGGCGTTGAGTTCAGGATCTTCCAGTTCCCGCCCGATCAAATCCCGCGCATTGACGGCAACGCGGATGATTGGGCGACGGTGCCGAAGGATTACATCATCGGCATGGATCAACTCTCCGACACCGTGCGCGGGCATGGGACAAACTACAATCGCACCGACCTCGACGTTCAGGTGCGCGTGGGCTGGGTCAAAGGCCTGAACCAACTCTACTTTCTCTACGAAGCGTCCGACGATTACTGGGACTTTGCCCGGACGGACTTGCACAACGACATTTTCGAGGTGGTGGTGGACGGCGACTTGTCCGGCGGGCCGCTCATCAAACAGATGCATCCGCATTTCAAGGACCGGCCGGAGGAAGCCCACTTCAGCTTTCACGGTGTTCATGCGCAGAACTACCACATCTTCACGCCCGCCGAGGGTAAGGACTGGGCGATGGTCTGGGGCTGCCAGCCGTGGATCAAGGAGTTGCCCTACGCCAACGCCGCGCAACGCTACAGTTTCCGCCCCGGCCAGAGCGGCAAGCTGGTGCTGGAATTCTGGATCACGCCCTTCGATTACGCGCCCGCCGAAGGCCCGGGGCGCGCGGTCGTGTCCCAGCTCAAGGAAAATGCGATCATCGGCCTGTCGTGGGCGGTGCTTGATTACGACGACGAGAAGGCCGAAAACTACAAGGCGTTTTGGAATCTCTCGCAC
- a CDS encoding membrane dipeptidase — MFILDAHLDLAMNALEWNRDLTRPIDEIRQREKELTDKPDRGNGTVSLPEMRRGGIGLCVATQIARYVKPGNPLRGWHSPEQAWAQTQGQLAWYRAMEEAGQMVQIKDAAGLEQHLQAWGLGVQASAGPDTLKRELQPAPIGYVLSLEGADSIVTFKHLERSYAQGLRALGPAHYGPGTYAQGTDATGGLGQRGRELLREMERLGIILDVTHLCDESFWEALDHFQGRLWASHSNCRSLVPHNRQFSDEQIKALIQRGAVIGGVLDAWMMVPAWVRGKTTPAAAGLNLERLLDHIDHICQLAGSARHCGIGSDLDGAFGREQTPADLETIADLSRLPAMFSARGYSGEDVKLIMHGNFIRFLKEAWA, encoded by the coding sequence ATGTTCATCCTCGACGCCCACCTTGACCTCGCGATGAACGCTCTGGAGTGGAATCGCGATTTGACGCGGCCCATCGATGAGATTCGCCAACGCGAAAAGGAACTCACCGATAAACCGGATCGGGGAAACGGAACGGTGTCCCTTCCGGAAATGCGGCGCGGTGGAATTGGATTGTGCGTGGCAACACAGATCGCCCGTTACGTCAAACCGGGCAACCCGCTGCGCGGCTGGCATTCGCCGGAACAGGCGTGGGCGCAAACGCAGGGGCAACTCGCCTGGTATCGTGCAATGGAAGAGGCCGGGCAGATGGTGCAGATCAAAGATGCCGCCGGACTGGAGCAGCATTTGCAAGCTTGGGGGCTTGGAGTTCAGGCTTCAGCCGGTCCGGACACGCTAAAGCGTGAACTCCAACCTGCGCCCATTGGATACGTTCTCAGTTTGGAGGGCGCGGACTCCATCGTGACATTCAAACACCTCGAACGTTCTTACGCGCAAGGGCTCCGCGCGCTTGGACCGGCCCATTATGGCCCGGGGACTTATGCGCAGGGCACGGACGCTACAGGCGGTCTGGGGCAGCGCGGACGCGAGTTGCTCAGGGAAATGGAGCGGCTCGGTATCATCCTTGACGTGACCCATCTCTGCGACGAGAGTTTTTGGGAAGCGCTCGATCACTTTCAAGGCCGCCTCTGGGCGAGCCATTCAAACTGTCGCTCGCTGGTGCCGCACAACCGACAATTCTCCGATGAACAAATCAAAGCTCTCATCCAACGCGGCGCCGTCATCGGCGGTGTGTTGGACGCGTGGATGATGGTGCCCGCCTGGGTGCGCGGCAAGACCACGCCGGCAGCCGCCGGCTTGAATCTGGAGCGGTTGCTTGATCATATCGACCACATCTGCCAACTGGCCGGAAGCGCGCGACATTGTGGCATCGGCTCCGATCTCGACGGCGCGTTTGGTCGCGAACAAACACCCGCCGACTTGGAAACAATCGCCGACTTGTCACGCCTGCCAGCGATGTTTTCAGCGCGTGGTTATAGCGGCGAAGATGTGAAGCTGATCATGCACGGAAATTTTATTCGCTTCTTGAAGGAAGCGTGGGCCTAG
- a CDS encoding GntP family permease, with amino-acid sequence MNHNTSLLLFTLIAVVGLIVLIARFKMNSIVAIVLAALFIGLASGMELPAIMKRFQEGVGSVMGSIAMILGLGNMLGKMMAESGGAERIAVTLIRQFGESRVHWTMVVIAFIVGIPVFFQVGLVLLIPLVFIMAQKTRMPFLQIGIPLVSGLSVMHGLVPPHPGPMVAIEVLKADIGKTILYSLLVGIPTAILAGPLLGIILARRVPLDASGELAAQFTQKAKEKNLPGFAITVFTILLPVLLMLLATVVDLAFPKSSGFRQVIDFIGHPIVALLIAALFSFYSLGYACGFKRQQILGFTNDCLAPIAGVILIIGAGGGFKDILVGSGVGAAIAEQASHWHLSPLFFGWLVAALVRIATGSATVAITTAVGIVAPVVAGVPGVNLELVVVAMGAGSLILSHVNDGGFWLVKEYFNMTVTQTLKTWTVMETIISIVALVFTLLLNAMIG; translated from the coding sequence ATGAACCACAACACGAGTTTGTTGCTGTTCACTCTGATTGCGGTGGTGGGACTGATTGTTCTCATCGCCCGGTTCAAGATGAATTCGATTGTCGCTATTGTGCTGGCGGCGTTGTTCATCGGGCTGGCCAGCGGAATGGAGTTGCCCGCAATCATGAAACGGTTTCAGGAAGGCGTCGGCAGCGTGATGGGGTCCATCGCCATGATTCTGGGGCTGGGCAACATGCTGGGGAAAATGATGGCGGAATCGGGCGGGGCGGAGCGCATCGCCGTCACGTTGATCCGGCAGTTCGGTGAGTCACGCGTGCACTGGACGATGGTGGTGATCGCGTTCATCGTCGGCATTCCTGTCTTCTTTCAGGTTGGGCTGGTGTTGTTGATTCCGTTGGTGTTCATCATGGCGCAAAAGACCCGGATGCCATTTTTGCAAATCGGCATCCCGTTGGTCTCAGGACTTTCCGTGATGCACGGGTTGGTACCGCCGCATCCTGGCCCGATGGTCGCCATCGAGGTCCTCAAGGCTGATATTGGAAAGACGATTCTTTATTCCCTGCTGGTCGGCATTCCAACGGCGATTCTGGCCGGGCCGCTGCTGGGAATAATTTTGGCGCGGCGCGTTCCACTCGACGCTTCCGGCGAGTTGGCGGCGCAATTCACCCAAAAGGCGAAAGAGAAAAACCTGCCGGGGTTTGCCATCACCGTCTTCACGATTTTACTGCCGGTGTTGTTGATGTTGCTGGCCACCGTGGTTGATCTCGCCTTTCCCAAGAGCAGCGGTTTTCGCCAAGTCATTGACTTCATCGGCCACCCGATTGTCGCGTTGCTGATCGCAGCGCTGTTTTCCTTTTACTCGCTGGGTTACGCGTGCGGATTCAAACGACAACAAATCCTGGGCTTCACCAACGATTGTCTGGCGCCAATTGCCGGGGTCATTCTGATCATCGGCGCCGGCGGTGGTTTCAAGGACATTCTGGTCGGCAGCGGCGTTGGAGCAGCCATCGCTGAACAGGCGAGTCACTGGCACCTATCGCCGTTGTTCTTTGGGTGGCTGGTGGCCGCGCTGGTCCGGATCGCCACGGGTTCGGCCACGGTGGCAATCACCACGGCGGTGGGAATTGTTGCCCCGGTTGTGGCCGGCGTTCCGGGCGTCAATCTGGAATTAGTCGTGGTGGCGATGGGCGCCGGTTCGTTGATTCTTTCGCATGTCAACGACGGCGGTTTCTGGCTGGTGAAGGAATATTTCAACATGACCGTGACGCAAACCTTGAAGACGTGGACGGTGATGGAGACAATTATTTCGATCGTCGCGCTGGTTTTTACTTTGTTGTTGAACGCGATGATTGGTTAA